The window gacgtttttccCCAGAGtataacctgaggctttaaaagcccacaTTTGACATCCCATGCATTCCAAGGGGCTAATCTACAGCaagatgtttccttgaggcaagtTTATgagcaacgtttaaaaaattaaaatgcactCCCACTCCCACTGAATTTagcttttaagctttttatgaaaaagcttccattgaaaacaatgggggtttcctttattaaggagactcccagatctccaccaccccaccttggggaatgattcccacagctgcattatgatatgagcacagccatgggacccctcatgtcatgattgcagctgtggttaCCATAAACACACACGTTcaacgcttatgtaaaattgcagaATTGTAGAACCAgtcataggcatttataaaagttttttagcattttaaagtcaagctttaaaacgcttgtaaaagtgcaaaaacgcatataaacgtggtaggaacatttagCCTTTATACAAGTGTTTTACaagcttgactttaaaatgctaaaaaacttttttaaacgcCCATGATGCATTTTACCGCaaattgccgcgattttacataagcaatTATAAAAGTCTACTTTTaaacctttcagggaatgagaACAGGAGTACGTGAATCCCCTTtttcattccctaaaagggttataatatgtgtaaaaaaaaaggacgaggctttaatgttaaattattttatgaaatgtgtgtgtgtttgtgtaactaaacgttttatttatttatttattttcagattatcccaatgacaggatgattcccacattGCAAtcctgacatgagcacagccctgggaatcctgctgacagtgagggatcgcagggcactaggggttaaatgaggacaaggctctccattcacctctagtgctctgtgattggctgagaaaaatgaaaccctgatgacagctcaagcatcatcaggatttcccttttctcagccaatcagggagcagagcaatcagcggagctttactatgctgacagctctgctcccctgattactccggCAGCCCTAGAtaagctgtagtatgtgttacagatacagaacacgtctcagccaatcacagagcactagagatgggcacaagtctctccattcatgtctagtgctgaaaggctgagaaatgtaaaacctcagccaatcacagagcactagagatgaatggagagccttgtcctcatttaacccctagtgccctgcgatccctcactgtcgggaggatttccagggctgtgctcatgtcatgattgcaatGTGGTAATCATCCTGTCACTCGGATAACCtgtaataaaaagtttagttacacaaacacacacatttaataaaatactttaccaataaagcctgttttattttttacacatattttaaccctttcagggaacatgtaaggggttttatgtacccctgtactcattccctgaaagggttaaaagtaaaccttttataaacgcttatgtaaaatcgctgTAAAACCGGTCATAGGCATTCATAAAgttttttgcatatataaaagtttttttagcgttttaaagacaagctttaaaacagttgtaaaagtgcatacaaacaaatataaccGTGGTAGGATTGTTAAGCGTTTTTAAAACCcttcgtgtagacccagccttggACCTGCAGACAAACACTGGGAttgtatgcaataaaatacattgtatgcAATCAGAGGGATCCACTTATAATTACAGAATGTGTGTTAGTATAGCCAGCATAGTCCTTCTATAACAACATTCACCCATAGATTGGTCTATGATAGCTTTAGCATAAACATATTCACCCTGTATAGACAGAGGAGATTATAATGCCAGCCCCCCTCCCTTGTACCTGCATATAAGGTGCACAGAATGCTGAGCCCAGCACTGCCAGGATAATGGTCCCCCAGCAGCTGGCTGTCCTCCTGCAGTCCATGTTGGTGTCACCGCCCCGGAGTCCGGAGGAATTCTCTACATCGGTGTCCCCGGGAACAGCTTCCTGGTTTTTCCACTCACGTGACCGTATCCGGGTCAGCTGATCACTGGGAGTCATGTGCCGCCCACCCCTGCTCGCTATTGGCTGCTCACTTGTTACATTGTCTTATTAGAATCATCAAAACATTCATCTGCAAAGATAGGGGAAAGAGATGAGCGAAACCTGAGATGGCacaagaagaaggaaaaataataacattctgctttgtatttgtttaaagaaatatCCATTACCAGGCtctaatgttaaaataaatcttaaGCAATCTTTGTGCCAATAGGGAGATTTCTCCAAACTTCCTGTTCtgtaaacacaacaggaagtgaagagaaatctttGAAATGGACAGATGTCAGAAAATGATGGATTATTTCACCTCTGGCCCTGTCCTGGTGGTAAATCACTTTTTTAGATTTGTGATCACTTTTATTTTGCTGTGAATTGGCAATCATGATAATTAGATATAGTGAACATAGactgcaataaaacctgacagaggttctatcACCTTgccaatatatttacaaaatgtggTTTTAGGTATAGCTTCTTCCAAAAGCTTTATTTCTTAGTTGGTTTggattattaaatgttattatatgtacatctattgtttttttattttgcatttctttacctGTAGCAGCCTCTTGTATGTAGATTGGACATCTTCATTGTCCAGACACTGAAGTGACATTTTATAGGATTTTCCTTGAATCCTATGTTACAGGTTAGAAAGGAGGATGAGGAGCTGGGCCAACATAGACAGGCGTTTGACACTTCCAGGGCTATGGTGTGTAATAAGGGAGAAAGCAATAAAGGAATGGACTCATCACTTTTTCCAGCTTATTTAAGGGAACCTTGCATGAGAAGACACTgggttgtatttataaagcagtgaatctgacattccctggtggagaatgaattACTTACATGGAGCTGGAGGCAGCAGGGAAAGTGTTTACTTGCAGtgctttccaatttttttacacctAAAAGCCGGGAGAATGTAACTAATCTGTGCACAAAAGTTACATAATCAGTGGCGGTCCAATGGCCCAAATGGATCACAGTAAACCCGGAAGAGTTGGCAGCACAGATGACGGCTTTGggggggattattattattattattattaaacaggatttatatagtgccaacatattacgcagcaatgtacataattcaggggttgcaaatgacagacagatacagacagtgacacaggaggaggagcggactctgccccgaagagcttacaatctaggatgtgggggaagtatcacacaataagagggggatatggaatggtgggaagaagtgagagttttaccagacagaagaagatgggtaggcaagtctgaaaaagtgtgttttgagagCTCCtataaatgggcagaaagtaggagcaagccgaataggacgaggaacaCCATAccggagagtcggggcagctctagaaaagtctgggagccgtgcgtgtgatgcgGTTATGAGATGCACCAGGGACAGAAGCCTGGAGCTGTCATTGTTTCAGGTAACTGCAGATAACTATGTACAATAATTGGCAAGTAAGCAGCATCTATTTTCCAACTATGGAAGAAGCTCaacacccaccaatgagtttagttcggctttaaaatTCTAGATTtgtgttttcaatttttaaattgatttggGAGAGTTTAGGAAGAAGAGAAGCAGAAATAGCCAATCGGTTGTTGTAACAAGTtggaggtatttgtgggactacaagtgtcaggaagagtTAAAGAACAACACTCGGGCACTGCttaattaacccccctggcagtataattatgtcagtattttacaccaaaagcagtacattgttttgcatggaaatgtattttacattgtaggcctataattcttaggcataactcaccgaaatatgtccaatatttaataataaactttaaataaaaaaaactcaaaaatctgttaaaacaagggggcataaaaatacaaaaacctataatataactgtacagtagcataaataatttaatgattactttctattggattcagtacaggtattttgtattgaatccaatacaaaatatttttttaatttcccgccgcgcctcccgCATGCCCCAATGTCATCACGAACTCCCGGGGAACGGCAGTGCACTTGCTGGCAGAAGATcggaagaggacgcggcccgtGGATGGGATCGTTCATgcaggacgctgatgggaccaggtgttttttttttctggagaggatatactttcatcagtgaagctgggtgatccagtaaacctggaatggatttcgtcaaagtcatttgctaataaatgttttgaatcctggaccagatcaattcctggtttgctggttcacccagcttcactgatgaaaatgtatcctctccattcttagagagctttaataaatcagacccatagacaCTGCAATGGACCACAGAACTCAGGAACAGGAATAGAAGAgtccaaaaagagaaaaatttgcacaATGACTCTGGAtaacttaaataaatatttattaaaattacattgaaGATAATGGTGCAAGTTCATTTAGAGGCATTTGGAATATGGCATAAGTATAGGAATCCCAGGGTGTGGCTCAGGAATTAATGCAGAGAGAAACTAGGAAAGGGATTGGGAAGGAACATTGGGGTGGAGGCGCTATGTGTCTGATAGGCGGAGAAGAGTCCCAGACGCTGTAGGAATGCTGAAATACAAAAGAGAGAATAGAAATTATTCTTTATCCAATCATAACACAAATATACCTGAAATAAAAAGTACTTTACACACTATCCTCTTGTCTGCACCACAAAGCTCATCATCAAACACTTgcaggacatatatatatatggcagcaAAGAAACCTGcttattcaataaaacatacaagcAGCAAAGTGCAGTACCCATAGAAGAAGATCAGAATTAATCTTTATGTGTTGGTGTGGTTCTAGCAAAAttcattctgattggttgttgcgGGTTGATTTACACCTATACTTTGCTCCTTGCAAGGTTTATTGAATAAAGCTTCAAAGGCTTCTAACTCTGACAAAAGGTGCAAGTTAtcactgaaaaattattttcacacTGAGGTTGTTgcaatttttccttttcattggtTTGTGATAGGTTGCTTCTGCTGACCAATATTGATGGAATTTGACAGCAAATTAACTGTGTAGGAGAGGACTTGTAGTTATTTCCTGAGACTGTAAGCTTGAAGCAAatggaaataaaagcaatttCTATGCATTCGGCAAAACATATCCAATAGAAAATAGGATAGCATAGATAATAATATACCACTTCAGAAGCAGAAACCTTAGCCTAGGACTTAtgattcccaaaaaaaaaaaaaaaaactcagaggAGAAGTCCAATAAGTCCACAGCTTCAGCTGCTCATTGGTTTAAAGTGACTTTAGAcattctagtagatattatgatgATAAAGAGAGGTCTTTCATCAATGCTGAAGgctgtcatgtcactagctgtccctcaatggggctcacaatttaatgtccctacctataATGTCCataattatatgtcattaacagagtctaaggtcagttttggagaAGCCAATTATTCCAACTgcttgttttggaatgtgggaggaaaccagagtacccggaggagaGAACGTGccagctccatgcagatagggtcctggccaagattcgaacctgggacccagcgctgcaaaggccagagtgcagaGCAGAGGAGCACATGAATACAAAACGTGCTGGCTAAGAGCACATCAATATGGAGTATTATTTAAGCATATTGTATGCTCTTGTAAAGACTTCAGAGCTTTCTGATCTATGGGGTTAAGGGATTTTGGTTTTCCTTTCTTCATCTTCAAAATAAATTAGATGGACAGACTACAATGCACTAGAGGTTGTCATCATCAGTGTACTTTTTTTCCATACACTTACCAGTCCACAAGTCCCGCCCCTATAATATCATGGATGTGATACTCCATTCCTAAGCGTAGGGCGGGGGGAGGCTTTCGTGTAGAGAGATCTGTGAGGAGGACTTCTTTATATCGAGATTTGCTGATCTGAGATACAAGGGCCTTTCGTCCTGAGAACACAAGAGGAGATTAATTCATAAGAAAATGGTAAAAGATTTTTACAGtatctgaaatatgtttattaaatgttttttttaaagctacatttAATTTTAGGTCCTCTGTAAGAGTTATAGGAGCTGTATCGGTCGGGCACTGAAACAGAAAAGTTTTTGATTTAGGAGAGTTGTTGGGTTGATTGAAATACATGGATTAGATGCGGGATGGTTATAACTATAACCAACCTTTGAAAACTTCCAGTGTCTGGACAGGTTGAAGTCTGCTTGGTTGCCCATCTGCTTTTTTGGGTTCCTTGCCAAAATCTTATACTTGAGAGGATCACATATACATGGggccaattattattacacagtattttttagcactgacatattacacagggctgtacaaagttcaCAGTCATGTCAACTGTCATCATATGACTATTATCATAGTCCATTTTgggggaagcccattaacctaactgcatgtgtctGGAATGCGAAAGGAAACCCACATCATGAAGATCAAGACAAAATTAATGTTGCTTTTATTGTATATGATTGTTCTATTTGgtaaaattattgtattgtattccaATAATTGCCTTAAAAGTACCATTTGattcttaaaataaattgtacatacaTTTAACTTTAGGACTAAggacatttatacattttttatatgtgcttaaatggcaagctgcaatatactacattctggtttagatatgctttcaAGGAATACAAAGAACAAGGGCAGTGTGCCAAGAGTAAAATGCTAcagaaacaaattaaatatacTGGCAAGTTTACAAAACTTATACCACATCAggtgtgttggtaaatatcaatcaaaagtaATACCACCTGAAGAGTAGAATGTTGTACAGATGTGTGCAGTATTTTTTGGAATTCTGACTGATCAATTATCAATCAGATTAGTCATGGAAAACAAAATTGACAGTGAATCTGCTCGTGCATACCAGGAATTAGAGCCTCTGTTAAGTTTTACTGCTGTCATAGGCTCTTTTGGGGAGATTTCTACACTTCCTGTCTGGTAGAAATGTTATccacagaacaggaagtgagtggaGACATCTGTAACAGAAACACAAGcagaagtaaaaatgttttcttttaatgctgGGGAAAGGTAGAACATCTGTtagctttttattgtttgtttccctaattatttttctttatctaatctaataaagattttctttctctttctttctggtAAACAGTGGTCTTTATTACAAGACATTAGGGGAAACCTCTACagagccccagatagcagtaaacCTTACAGGGGTTcagatattttttcattatatccaaatagaataaaactgcttttttaataatttttataggtttagatacattttaaaggtcTCTAGGTTCATTACTATTCTTTGCACTGGTAAAACAGCTGGTAAAGAGAGAAAGTGGAAAGAGAACAGATACACTATACAGACCATGATTCTGACCTTTTATAAAATGTGAGATAAACTTCCCTGCGCCCGGCACAGCCAGCCACCAACTCCCAGCGTCCCTCACTGTGAGGAGTCCAGCATTGACCAGCTGCCTGTATAAAGAAAAATTTCAATAGTTACAAATCACAATCAATCTTTATACAGTTCAAAGATTAAATAAACCATCCTTGCTCTTTCTTATCTACACATGTACTGAACTAGACAAGCACACAGCCTATGGAGAAATAATTCATATCACCAAGACATACAGCAGCATGGGAAGCTGGCTGACGATTTCTACTCCAGTGCTCACACAATTATAATTTTtgatgcagaagaagaaaaagcaaagtgaggcaaccattttttttctaggtagGAAAACCAATTgctaaaacagctcccatatatgaATTGTATTTTCACATTTCGCTTTCTGTCTGGTGCTCAGCTTTAACATAATATTCTCATGAATCaattactttattcaaaacaCCAGTTCAAGCAATTTATAACTTTCCATTTGATGTgactttgtatttaaatcaatgtTATTTCCCTCAGTTTTATATCCCTAAAAACCCAGAGTTTACTCCTGGCAGGGATCTAGATAGATTCAAATGGTGGATTGACAAAGGGTTTGAGCGAATTCATGATATAATAAATGTTCGTGCTATCTCCAGTTTTGAATATCTGGTTAGTAAAAAGGAACTGCCAAGTCGCAAATATTTTCGCTATCGGCAAATTCGATCCTTAGTGAGTTACAAAATTCGGCTAGCTCCTAGCCCAATGCGGCTTACTATATTTGAATGCTCATGCAGGTCCCTGGCCGACATGAAAGGTCAAATTTCCCTAACTTATACTATATTGATGACTTCtttgcaaaaactaaaatataagtGTTAATGGGAAGACAATTTGGGGATTTCATTATCCAGAGAGTAGTGGAGTGAAATTGCCTACCCGCTTTCCAAAATTTCACTCAACTCGGCCCTGGTGGAGGCAAACTATAAGGTGTTGTGAAGGTGGTATCTGGTACCAGAGAGACCTTCTAAAATGTCACCCCTCAGCTTCTCCTTTGTGTTTTAGAGGCTGTGATGCTAGGGGTACAATGCTACATATGTAGTGGACATGTCCTGTTGCCCAGGATTATTGGACagaaatatttgatattatttcCAGGGTCCTGGAGAGGAATGTTCAGAGTTCTCCAGAGCCTGCTCTTTATTTAGCAATTGTGATTTGGTGGCTTCCAAGTATGCCCTGAATCTTTTGAAACAGATTCTGCTGGCTGCTCGTATCACACTTGCTAAGTCATGGAAATCTAATACAATAGTGCTGGGTCCATTCTTTGCCAAGATGGATTGGATTATGGTTAAAGACAGGATGACACATGTACTTGAAAACACAATAGAGAAATTTGACAGGACCTGGGACCCTTGGAAAAGATATAAATCCCCCACTACAGATAATTAAACAGACTTTACTTGGCAATATGTTTGTCCCCCTCCTTGCGATTCCTTCCCCTATTCTTCCCCTACTGTCTTGTCGTGCTGGGTTTGTCCTTGTTGTTATATAGAGATATTGGTTCATATTCATATACTCATATTCAGATTGGTTATTAATAAATACTGATTTGTATTATGTTCTTACCTTATATTGCACTGGACCTTTCAAAACTATTACACCTTTATTGAAGCTGTCTGTCTTAATTTGTACACggttgtacaatttttttttctatggtaaaatttagaaaaatataaatcaatgttATTTTCTTACGTGATCTCACGGTCACTAAAGCGATGTTTGTGCATCATTTCCTCTCTGTTGTAGCTGATCTTAGGGGAGGAGAAGAGGCTGGAGTCTAGGAATTTCTGGACGATGGCAGCCCTGGAACTACCATCCACGCTTCGGACTACCGCTGATCGCAAATCCTCACTCATCACCACTAGAAAGGTGTCGGGATCAAAGCCTGGCTGAACGAGGCACGCCTCACCCTTTTGCTGTAAGGAGTTCTGGAAAATAAAGGAGAGGACTCATGCTGAAGAGCAATCTGGAGGTATAAAAAGAACAGACAATCAAAAAACAGTATTACAACTGATCACAGTTGTGAAAAGCTTTGGTAAGCCGCCATTCTTAAAGTGACTGATATGTACCCATAGGAGAGCTAAAAGGCTaaggccctctcctcctgtgtttaCCACCATATCCCACGAATTCCATATCTTTACGAATCCCAAGAGGCTTCAGACTGCTCCAGAGACGCTTATGCGTAGCTTTtcaatcattgaaaaaaaaagtgctgacctCCCacatggaccttttttttttttttttttttaactacagcaGGCTGAGCCATCTGATCtggcgcctgcgcagtgcgagattgggtaacatagccagaaaaagaaaaaatatggcgTCCCCCAGCATGGAGGAGGCAAGAAACCAGGGCAACGTGGGACCGTATGGAAGATGGCTCCGGAAGGATCGATGGGTCTGTGGAAGTAAAGGCAACTGtcccttttatttttagtttagctctgctttaaggcagaactaaatattaaaaataaaaattgcaaccagataggttctgtattgcagaaaggacatgcaatattccttctgcaacaaaataaaaatacctgccTGATATCAGTTTTTTCACCAGTTCTTGCTCTATTGCAGGTGTTGAACCTTCAAGCCATCTCaattggccaggctaggatgaTGTAAGTCTCATGCCAGTGATCTCCCCAGTCTCTTTCAGCAaggcgcaccactcggcacttttcagtaaccacctggctgagTGCTCACTGAGGagtatacaggggctgccaccgaCCTACAGCTTCTGCGCACCtaacttaaaaacatttctgggtttaaCAGTGAATGTATGTGTGAGTTTATTCACTCCTGGAAGCCCCATGCACAGTTCAATAAGTTTAGAAAAGAAGATtttgaacaggcaggtatgtttcattgaagaaaagacattgcctgtccgTTCTGCAATAAGAACCCTGCCAGCTCGTAATTTTGTAATGATGAACATTAGTATCCCTTTAACTGGCCGCATAGGTAACACAATTCATCTTCTAAAACAAAATTTGTGGCCATTTAGAAGAGTTTGGTGAAAAAAGCTGAAGCTAAAGCAGAACAATGTATAAAAGATAGACAAGTGACaagttaaagtgcacctgtgcccagattATGTACAggaaactatttacatattcttagtgGATCGaaactcaaaatatttactttacataaaagagtggacaacccttttatttaaagtaacaattgtgcaggtgcagcacctccccttttgtCTTGATCGATTGCAAAGCCTCCCgtatacctatgtcatgcatcctgggaggctcttggctgcctcttctgcgcatgcctgagatttctttaatggaagaaaaaaaaaaagcagatctcaagcatgcgcagtgagatcggcaatctttttctccatctacgtcacctggtctcgcgcctgcacagtgcgagatcaggtgacataggaagaagaacccagaagaagagagcagATTATGTCGGCGACTGCAGTTTCTCAGACGGATGCCCAGGCGACACGGGATCCAAAAGAAGAAACCTCCCGaaggatctgcgggattaaaggaaagtgtgttgttttttttgtttttttaatttagttctgctttaacaagcaGTATAAAATTATAGAGGGTCTAGTTCTGCTATAAAAGTAGTTTGTGCTATCAGTATATCCTAAAGGACAAAAGGACACATCCTCTACATACTAAGGAACTAtatgttactgttatttttagAACTGTAACTGACCTAGTATGAAATTGATGTTTTAAGACTATAAATACCACCATGAAAATCAAATTAGATTTAATTTATGAAGGTTATTGGATTACAGATAGGTCTGCTTTGAAACAACAGCAAAATGCTGCTTATTTGTTGTACAAATTTTAGTTCAGGGGCTTAGAAAGGACTGAATGCCTGTTTGGATATCCATGTCTGTGGTTACCAGATGGGCAAACAGCTGTCATCATGCTTAAAATAGGTTTTCAGGAATTTACCCACCAGCAGTCGGTCTACAGTTGTGCGATCTCGTATCATGCTGTACATTTGATGGCGCAGAAACATAGGAGGCAATGTGTCGTTAAAAAGCTTGCGGGGGAAGATGGCACACAAGTATGGCACAGCATCCTGGGGGTTATCTgtgaaatctagaaaaaaatatacattacatataaatatatagttttctttagttttggatacagtgttGAAGAGATAGAAAACCTGACAGGTACAAGACCGTACAAACATTGAATTATTGTCCCTGAAAGACCTTTCATGATGAGTGACGGATGTATACACGTCGctgtctgttctatggagagaggaggggggaatGAGTAAGTGGCacaccactgtgctctcctccttgcAGTAACTCATGGATGTCAGTACAGATACATGAGTGACATCGGGCGACCTCTGTACTTATGTCAGATTCTTGATCCTGACAACACTAATTGTTcatatcaggcaagaatcatctgacatgagTAATGCCTTGTAAAGCAGGTGTAAACTTTTCTTCCACTCTCATTACCTGGATAGGGAGATGGCACTGTGCCCAAATCAGATTTGATTACTCCATTGTCTTCTCGCTTTTTCTTCACTTTGAATGTTTCACTGATTAGCTTTCGCTTTCGGTCCATAGGGGGGAGGGGAGAGGGGTAAGGGAGGGAGAGATTCCTGAAAAACagatggaaatttaaaaaaaaggaaataaaatctaACTGAACTGACACAACTTAAATGCTTCTATGTGCTGACAGT is drawn from Pyxicephalus adspersus chromosome Z, UCB_Pads_2.0, whole genome shotgun sequence and contains these coding sequences:
- the WHR1 gene encoding inactive serine/threonine-protein kinase 19; the protein is MDRKRKLISETFKVKKKREDNGVIKSDLGTVPSPYPDFTDNPQDAVPYLCAIFPRKLFNDTLPPMFLRHQMYSMIRDRTTVDRLLNSLQQKGEACLVQPGFDPDTFLVVMSEDLRSAVVRSVDGSSRAAIVQKFLDSSLFSSPKISYNREEMMHKHRFSDREITQLVNAGLLTVRDAGSWWLAVPGAGKFISHFIKGRKALVSQISKSRYKEVLLTDLSTRKPPPALRLGMEYHIHDIIGAGLVDCIPTASGTLLRLSDT